One part of the Rutidosis leptorrhynchoides isolate AG116_Rl617_1_P2 chromosome 1, CSIRO_AGI_Rlap_v1, whole genome shotgun sequence genome encodes these proteins:
- the LOC139840410 gene encoding uncharacterized protein, which yields MFASNEWEACKSSKTKVGGDVYKLVNDNKFWAGVTSCLSVFAPLVKILRMVDADWKPSMGFLHGELKKAIQEIKDALNNRKSLVKPIMDIILTKMDGRLDSSLHLAAYVLNPYYFYNDISVQNDEIANDAVVEVIERMFCDDFEMQKLIVLEELPIYKSKQGKFSRLLALKGCEKNDDKYDPASWWASFGASTPNLRRVAIRILSLTTSSSGCERNWSTFEAVHRKKRNRLGPSKLNNLVYVQFNANLLDKNKRRRERGHDTLLSRNDASEAQDWILDEELIAEAQDVNEALPPRRSVRTRDLFEDFESESEVKEVNEEFEYESDGVEILEQNDATDFLLLMMPFHIFVVTSKSLAPTD from the exons ATGTTTGCGAGTAACGAATGGGAAGCATGTAAGTCATCAAAGACGAAGGTGGGGGGTGATGTTTATAAGTTGGTGAATGACAACAAATTTTGGGCCGGCGTGACAAGCTGCCTAAGTGTGTTTGCACCTTTAGTCAAAATTTTACGAATGGTAGATGCGGATTGGAAGCCTTCCATGGGTTTTCTACATGGTGAGCTCAAAAAGGCTATACAAGAAATAAAGGATGCCTTGAACAATAGAAAAAGTTTAGTTAAACCTATCATGGATATCATCTTAACTAAGATGGATGGTCGATTAGATTCAAGCCTACATTTGGCGGCTTATGTTTTGAacccttattatttttataatgatataAGTGTTCAAAATGATGAAATTGCGAATGATGCGGTTGTTGAGGTTATTGAGCGAATGTTTTGCGATGATTTTGAGATGCAAAAACTAATAGTGTTGGAGGAGTTGCCGATTTACAAAAGCAAACAAGGAAAATTTAGTCGGTTACTTGCACTCAAAGGATGTGAGAAGAACGATGATAAATATGATCCGG CAAGTTGGTGGGCAAGTTTTGGTGCCTCCACTCCTAATTTGAGACGGGTTGCTATAAGGATACTTTCCTTAACTACGAGCTCATCGGGTTGTGAGAGGAATTGGAGCACTTTTGAAGCA GTGCATAGAAAAAAAAGAAATAGACTAGGGCCATCTAAGTTGAACAACCTTGTTTATGTTCAATTTAATGCAAATTTGTTGGATAAAAACAAAAGAAGGAGGGAGAGAGGACATGATACCCTATTATCGAGAAATGATGCAAGTGAGGCACAAGATTGGATTTTAGATGAAGAATTGATTGCGGAGGCACAAGATGTGAATGAAGCTTTACCACCTCGAAGAAGCGTGAGAACTCGGGATCTTTTCGAGGATTTTGAGTCGGAGAGTGAGGTGAAGGAAGTAAATGAAGAATTTGAATACGAGTCGGATGGAGTTGAAATCCTTGAACAA AATGATGCTACTGATTTTCTACTACTAATGATGCCATTTCATAT ATTTGTAGTAACTTCTAAATCTCTTGCACCTACTGATTAG